Part of the Rhizobium lentis genome, TCAGGCCGGTAACAGAACGGGAGGTTTCTGCTTTCGATGCGGTGCTTGTCGACGTCCGATGGCCGAAGCTTGCGCTGCGGACGTTGATCGCAGCCGGCAAGGCAGGCAAACCGGCCGTTCTCGATGGCGACGTTGCGGGCGAGGGCATATTCGAGATGCTGGCGCCGGCCGCCAGCCACGTCGTCTTTTCACAGCCGGCCGCCGAACGGCTTGCCGGGACGGCGGATCTGGTGGAGAGCGTCGGCCTTCTGAAGCGTAAATTCGAACATGCCTTCATCAGCGTCACCGCTGGCGAACATGGCTGCCTGTGGTTCGATGACCGAAGCGGCGCCATCCGTCACCTTGCCGCTCCGAAGGTGCGAGCGATCGATACACTTGCGGCGGGCGACATCTTCCACGGCGCTTTCGCCCTGACAATCGCGGAAGGCATGCCGATCGAAGAGTCGATGCGATTGTCGTCGATGGCGGCTGCTCTCAAATGCCAGGTGTTCGGCGGACGCATCGGCGCCCCCACCAGAGCCGAAGTCCGCGATGCCCTGCAGGATTGGAACATTGGCGCCGTCTCGGCAGGAGAGCCGACGATATGATGCCCCCGGCCGCGGGCCGCTTTTCTCGGTCGCGGCCTCGATGACGTGACCGATATTGGGATGCGCATTGCCCATGCGCCGACACCGACGCCGACGTCGAACAGCGGTCGCGGGGCGGAGCTTGCGGTCAGTGAGACGCTTCCAGGCGCCATTCTGGTCTGCGTCTTACCCCGCCTCGAGTTTCATCAAAAAGGGGATGTGCAGATCGAACAATTCACACCAATAGTATCAGTTTTCTAACCTCGCCGCTCGCTGCTATAAAAGAGCGGTACCAGGGATGGTAAGGCGATGCCTGATTGCCAGATCGACTTCCTCGACACCGTTGAGCCGCGGCAAAGCAATGCTACATATCTGACCTGCCACGGGAGAGGCCTCGCCAGATCTTCGCAACCCAAACTGAAGCGTCCGGTGCTGCCACTGTTCCTCTTTTGTCTATGAGGTAACGCCATGGATAAAGTCTTGTCGGCGGTCGATCCTCCCCGCGACAGCCCACTTTGGCACAAGATGGTTCCATTGCGGAGCAACCACGGCCGGCTGTTTTGGCCAGCGCTTTTGGCTGTTTTGCTTCTCGCAGGCACCGCTGTTTTTTATCATCAAACCCGCCGCGTCGAAAATCCGGTTGGGCCTTTCGAACATCGCGCTCTCAATAAGACTGCCCGATTGCCCGGCATAGCCGTCCACACTGCCACGACGGCTTCTTCTCCTCTTCCGCCCAAATCTGTATCGCGGCACCTGATCGAGCTCCCGAAGCTCGAATTGACAAGTCAGTTTCTGCGGACGTGGTTGGCCTCAGGTCCACATATATGCGGCGCTCTTCGAGAAGGTGGCATCGAGATGAGCGAATGGAAAGCCGCATCGATGCGCAATCGCAGCTATGAGTGCTATTTTCAGCGCATCTACGAACGGAACGAGGTGCGTCCCCTCAGTTCGACTTTTCTCAGGGTTCGCGGAAATGAAATGGGCGAAATCGTTGACATCGGTGCCAAGCTGGTTGGGCCGGAGACAGATGCACAGGGGCGTCTCTCCCCCGCCGTCCTGCGCATTTTCGAGCTCATTGTGAAGCAGGCGTGCTGGCCCGATTTCGAGGATACGCTTGGGTCGATCCAAAACCTTCGCGATGTCGAACACGAACGATTCGGTTCCTATCTCAGCTTCACGCGCGAAGCCGGCAGCGAAAATAACTTCAATTTTGCTCTTGGTCTCAGGGCGAC contains:
- a CDS encoding sugar kinase, yielding MTSSVFDPPPGPPRRVLCVGAAVLDTLFRVRALPAGQGKILPYEMLQIAEGMASSAAYAIARLGGAASLWGAVGEDAAGERIIADLGNSGIDTSGMLRAEGARSAIATILIDDRGERLIVPFYDERLHDTVRPVTEREVSAFDAVLVDVRWPKLALRTLIAAGKAGKPAVLDGDVAGEGIFEMLAPAASHVVFSQPAAERLAGTADLVESVGLLKRKFEHAFISVTAGEHGCLWFDDRSGAIRHLAAPKVRAIDTLAAGDIFHGAFALTIAEGMPIEESMRLSSMAAALKCQVFGGRIGAPTRAEVRDALQDWNIGAVSAGEPTI
- a CDS encoding DUF6030 family protein, which codes for MDKVLSAVDPPRDSPLWHKMVPLRSNHGRLFWPALLAVLLLAGTAVFYHQTRRVENPVGPFEHRALNKTARLPGIAVHTATTASSPLPPKSVSRHLIELPKLELTSQFLRTWLASGPHICGALREGGIEMSEWKAASMRNRSYECYFQRIYERNEVRPLSSTFLRVRGNEMGEIVDIGAKLVGPETDAQGRLSPAVLRIFELIVKQACWPDFEDTLGSIQNLRDVEHERFGSYLSFTREAGSENNFNFALGLRATSGPQMRTKGYFSKDRWLAAPNPRNVPANVILMDHLDTPISAHCAR